The DNA segment GGGTTTTAGGGGCTCAGCGTGCTGCGCCCTGAATTGTTTAAAGCAATGCCATCCACTCCCTAAAATCTTGGACCACCCATCTGGCCCCTGCTTCACGCAGGTTTTCAGGGGTCTGGGTGGTGGTCAGGGCACACACCTGTGCTCCAGAGGCCACACCACTTTTCACACCAGAAAGGGCGTCTTCGTGCACCAGACAGTCTGCTGGATCAAGGCCCAGCAAAGCCGCCCCTTTCAGGTAAGGCTCGGGGTGGGGTTTGCCGTTTTGGACGTCTTCACCCATCACGCGCAAGGGAAAAGCATCCTGAAGCCCGAGTTCTGTCAGACCAAATTCCACATTGATGCGGTCTGCACTGGTGACCATGGCATAAGGAATGCCAGCGTCCCTGAGGAGTTTCAGGTAAGCACTGAGACCTGCGACCTCCTGCATGTTCCCGTGGGCAGCTTTGCGGTACAGGTCTTCTTTGAAGTTGTGCAGGTGTAGGGCTTCTTCGGGGGTGGGCTTTTGACCGGTCAGGCGTTCCTGAATCTCGGGGTTGCGGCCTCCGTCCACTTTGGTGTCCAGATCGTGCTCGGACAATTCAAGGTTGAGCAGGGTCTGCGCGGTTTCTTTCCATGCCTGACGGTGGAAACGGTTGTTGTCCACGAGGACACCGTCCATGTCAAAGAGCACACCTTTGAAAGAAATCATGCTTCTTTGACGTCCACCGTTGGAGAAGGTTCAACCGCCCCGAGTTCTTCCAGCAGACCCTTATACAGGTCCAGGGTCAGGCGGCGCACCATGTCGATGCTCTCTGGACCACGGCGGTTGGCATCCACGCGGGTGTTGGCCACCACCAGAGCCTGAGACAGCACATCGGCATAGATGGGGTAAGGTCCTTCTGCATTGCCTCCGGCGTACCCGAGGCGCAAAGGGCGCTCTGAGGGTTTGCGGGGTTCTTCTTTGCTTTTCAGAACACCAAATTGTGCAGTCAGGGATTCCAGGGCCAGGAGGCTGGCGGTGCGTTCGCTTTCGCGTTTGCTGGAGCCCTGTCCGGTGGCCCGCACTTCATCGTTGATGATCACATCGGTGATGAACAGGGGTTCATGCTCGGGGCCGGTTCCACGGGTTTCAAATTTGGGGTTGCGGAGTTTCTGGGCACGACAATAGTCGATCAGGTCGCCTTTGGGGTTTTGCATGGTGTTCCTCTTTGGGGAAGTTTGCTCAGGCATGGGGCCTGAAAATCAGGCACGCCCCCTG comes from the Deinococcus misasensis DSM 22328 genome and includes:
- a CDS encoding HAD family hydrolase, with protein sequence MISFKGVLFDMDGVLVDNNRFHRQAWKETAQTLLNLELSEHDLDTKVDGGRNPEIQERLTGQKPTPEEALHLHNFKEDLYRKAAHGNMQEVAGLSAYLKLLRDAGIPYAMVTSADRINVEFGLTELGLQDAFPLRVMGEDVQNGKPHPEPYLKGAALLGLDPADCLVHEDALSGVKSGVASGAQVCALTTTQTPENLREAGARWVVQDFREWMALL
- a CDS encoding putative dsRNA-binding protein, translated to MQNPKGDLIDYCRAQKLRNPKFETRGTGPEHEPLFITDVIINDEVRATGQGSSKRESERTASLLALESLTAQFGVLKSKEEPRKPSERPLRLGYAGGNAEGPYPIYADVLSQALVVANTRVDANRRGPESIDMVRRLTLDLYKGLLEELGAVEPSPTVDVKEA